A window of the Bacteroides thetaiotaomicron VPI-5482 genome harbors these coding sequences:
- a CDS encoding SusC/RagA family TonB-linked outer membrane protein yields the protein MRNIFKYGLLAMAIAVTSVGVRAQDIPVSGVVKDKSNNSTLPYASVIVKNESGKTVPQLSTTTDDNGRFSTKVKSGYRLVFSFLAFDSLSVKVTKPSERMQIYLSPTENMLDETVVVGFKRVSKAAVTASVTVIKAEDLVNTPVANPMELLQGRVPGLNIQMNNGTPGGLPSFSIRGVSDISVQSSGDGEFMMGLTPPLFVVDGIPQEDVTGYDAAGLLSGATVSPLAMIPLEDIANIQVLKDAAATSLYGSKGAYGVILIETKRGETAKPKVSYSANFVVKTPPRLRDVLAGGAERALRIMQILGNDTSAYHGYNEIHKLQALSDSLNPYYNNNTDWQGVFYQTTYNQTHNLSFSGKPNEKFDYKINANYYTEKGIVKNTDFNRYGIRAAVGYKPNDRFHLDLNLATTLTRNSNGSGNAFSQSGVAAGSAASSLLPPPSMYTASNSALSVFSVQADNQNVVYDASMNIMYLLPFDIRWRSTLGYKYGTVENEKFTPGILNANRATWNNGSEYSYNMYVRSLLSRTVKLGIVNFDLQGGFELSSEKYSGNFIMLNGLASDHIWSSGMPSMAAGRSNFSDKKNTFALIIDPQLSLPGGKYVFTPNIRPEINSSYGSQAKWAINPSLGFRWNFSRESFAKKWKFLDAGALRVTWGRSTTYKASIYDIWGSYNLSKDTYNGVSIIPIDKNAMPNPDLKPVTSTSWNLGTDLSFLNNKIMFVAEAYYKQIDNQLSSIELANHNAFNSVRSTKTSLVNYGLEFSLNVRPLSRQSNWDLNVATSLAINKDVIAKLPNEVRQIINSDAEVVNKLGSNAMGNYLYVYKGVYATDEDVPVNPLTGERLRMGGNTSTQAYFKAGDPIWVDVNGDYIIDEKDKVIVGNSQPRMTGGISINLRYKAFSINTNCSFTLRRDIINKALADRFRAYGTPVAGKVNLTGSGALTPIEAYNFWTEDNIYAQYPNPFDYTRSSIIQPFRYDQTLFMEDGSYFKINGISVAYTIPKKMLDFFRISRCQLNFSMNNIYTFSKYSGINPENVNNLGYDTSGGYPNGRTVTFGVSMDF from the coding sequence ATGAGAAATATATTTAAATATGGCTTGTTGGCTATGGCGATTGCCGTCACCTCGGTTGGTGTTCGGGCTCAGGATATTCCTGTCAGTGGTGTAGTCAAAGATAAAAGCAATAATTCTACATTGCCTTATGCTTCTGTTATTGTTAAAAATGAAAGTGGAAAAACGGTGCCTCAGCTTTCAACCACAACTGATGATAACGGACGATTCTCTACAAAAGTTAAGAGTGGTTACCGACTTGTATTCTCTTTCTTGGCGTTCGACAGTCTTTCAGTCAAAGTTACTAAACCTTCAGAACGCATGCAAATATATCTGAGTCCGACAGAGAATATGCTTGATGAAACAGTTGTAGTCGGATTTAAAAGAGTTAGTAAGGCTGCGGTAACAGCATCGGTTACGGTTATTAAAGCAGAAGATCTGGTCAATACTCCTGTTGCTAATCCGATGGAGTTGCTTCAAGGGCGTGTTCCCGGATTAAATATTCAGATGAATAATGGTACTCCCGGAGGTCTTCCAAGTTTTTCAATTCGAGGAGTCTCGGATATTTCCGTTCAATCTTCCGGTGATGGCGAGTTTATGATGGGGCTGACTCCTCCTTTGTTTGTAGTTGACGGTATACCGCAGGAAGACGTAACGGGCTATGATGCAGCTGGTTTGCTGTCAGGTGCAACAGTCAGTCCGTTGGCTATGATTCCACTTGAAGATATTGCGAATATCCAAGTATTGAAAGATGCAGCTGCAACTTCCCTGTATGGTTCAAAAGGTGCTTACGGAGTAATTCTTATAGAAACTAAAAGAGGAGAAACAGCCAAACCGAAAGTTTCTTATTCGGCTAACTTTGTAGTGAAAACACCACCGAGGTTGAGAGATGTACTTGCAGGCGGGGCGGAGAGAGCGCTCAGAATTATGCAAATTTTGGGAAATGATACATCCGCCTATCACGGATATAATGAAATCCATAAATTGCAGGCACTGTCAGATAGCTTGAATCCTTATTACAATAATAATACGGATTGGCAGGGTGTCTTTTATCAGACGACTTACAATCAAACTCATAATCTTAGTTTCTCTGGTAAACCTAATGAGAAATTTGACTATAAGATCAATGCAAACTATTATACGGAAAAAGGAATTGTGAAAAACACGGACTTTAACCGATACGGTATCAGGGCAGCAGTAGGATATAAGCCTAATGATAGATTTCATTTGGATCTAAATCTTGCCACTACATTAACCCGAAATAGTAATGGTAGCGGAAATGCTTTCTCACAATCCGGCGTAGCCGCAGGTTCGGCAGCTTCTTCCTTGTTGCCTCCACCGTCTATGTATACAGCTTCCAATTCTGCATTGTCTGTTTTTTCTGTCCAGGCAGATAATCAGAATGTAGTCTATGATGCAAGTATGAATATCATGTATCTGTTGCCATTTGATATAAGATGGAGAAGTACTTTAGGATATAAATACGGAACTGTGGAGAATGAGAAATTTACGCCGGGTATTTTGAATGCCAATAGGGCTACTTGGAATAACGGTAGTGAATATAGTTATAATATGTATGTTCGTTCATTGTTGTCAAGAACCGTAAAATTGGGAATTGTAAATTTTGATTTACAGGGAGGTTTTGAACTTTCATCCGAAAAGTATAGCGGTAACTTTATTATGCTGAATGGATTGGCAAGTGACCATATATGGTCGTCCGGTATGCCGTCCATGGCAGCTGGAAGGTCGAATTTTTCAGATAAAAAGAATACGTTTGCACTTATTATAGATCCTCAGTTATCGCTGCCTGGTGGGAAATACGTATTTACTCCCAATATTCGTCCTGAAATAAATTCATCTTATGGGTCGCAGGCGAAATGGGCAATAAATCCTTCATTAGGATTTCGCTGGAACTTCAGCCGTGAATCTTTTGCTAAAAAATGGAAGTTTCTGGATGCCGGAGCTCTTCGTGTAACTTGGGGACGTAGTACCACTTATAAAGCTAGTATTTATGATATATGGGGAAGTTACAATCTGAGCAAAGATACTTATAATGGAGTTTCTATTATTCCTATTGATAAAAACGCTATGCCGAATCCGGATTTGAAGCCGGTAACGTCAACATCATGGAATCTCGGAACAGACTTATCATTCCTTAATAATAAAATTATGTTCGTTGCCGAGGCGTATTACAAACAAATTGACAATCAGCTAAGTTCGATAGAGTTGGCTAACCACAATGCTTTTAATTCCGTAAGAAGTACGAAAACGAGTCTGGTTAACTATGGATTGGAGTTTTCGTTGAACGTCCGTCCGTTGTCAAGGCAAAGTAATTGGGATTTGAATGTAGCGACTTCACTGGCAATTAATAAAGACGTGATCGCAAAGCTGCCTAACGAGGTGCGGCAGATTATTAACAGTGATGCGGAAGTGGTGAATAAATTAGGTTCTAACGCGATGGGGAATTATCTCTATGTGTATAAAGGCGTATATGCGACTGACGAAGACGTGCCTGTTAATCCGCTGACCGGAGAACGCTTGCGGATGGGAGGGAATACTTCTACTCAAGCATACTTTAAGGCGGGAGACCCTATTTGGGTGGATGTAAATGGTGATTATATCATCGATGAAAAAGACAAGGTGATTGTAGGTAATTCACAGCCGCGAATGACCGGTGGTATTAGTATCAATCTTCGTTATAAAGCGTTTTCTATCAACACTAACTGCTCGTTTACGTTGAGACGTGATATTATCAACAAGGCTCTGGCAGACCGTTTTAGGGCTTATGGAACACCTGTAGCAGGTAAGGTGAACCTTACAGGTAGTGGAGCTTTAACACCTATTGAGGCATATAATTTCTGGACAGAAGATAATATCTATGCCCAATATCCTAATCCGTTTGATTATACCCGTTCAAGTATTATTCAGCCTTTCAGATACGACCAGACATTGTTTATGGAAGATGGCTCTTATTTTAAAATTAACGGTATATCTGTGGCTTATACTATTCCAAAGAAAATGCTGGATTTTTTTAGGATCAGCCGATGTCAGCTTAATTTTAGTATGAACAATATTTATACTTTCTCCAAATATTCAGGCATCAATCCCGAGAATGTAAACAATTTGGGATATGACACATCCGGTGGTTATCCCAATGGTCGTACTGTGACATTTGGTGTCTCAATGGATTTTTAG
- a CDS encoding DUF5007 domain-containing protein, with translation MNIRSKNIALLFSCVLLSISCVDKYLPDSLDAFDRDVNFTTKLYRPQLGKNTLMSDNFSSGNSTLPLTFEISRIVRADGSPAPELTEYFPVKVWKTPYMGTEKSIEEIEAKREIEYRTLFQVKKHSGEFMMWSNAESSFVQCAPSDGYIFDVLVKNSGGYKTFTDMQLIPVRESDYEPSIYDPETGLVQGQDYVTPNSLTLFQTESGDYMFPEDVHIYFRENQDNDDDVKSLTFRFYGPDYTPISPSSFNQTDWANLIHGFNMEKTDEYVKYDVVYPMPLVEMKSKYTNKDGNRINVNFLYDRITASGYRMTSTMSFEFAIYKEAHWEIIVVFTAGAPLFEDGK, from the coding sequence ATGAATATAAGAAGTAAAAATATTGCGCTGCTGTTTTCCTGCGTATTATTAAGCATATCGTGTGTCGATAAATATTTGCCGGATAGTTTGGATGCTTTCGACAGAGACGTCAATTTTACTACAAAACTATATCGTCCTCAACTAGGAAAAAATACTTTGATGTCCGACAACTTTTCATCGGGTAATTCAACGCTTCCTCTTACTTTCGAAATATCACGAATCGTGAGGGCCGACGGAAGTCCTGCACCTGAATTGACGGAATATTTCCCGGTAAAAGTTTGGAAAACTCCATATATGGGTACCGAAAAGTCTATAGAAGAAATAGAAGCTAAAAGAGAAATAGAATATCGTACTCTTTTTCAGGTTAAAAAGCATTCCGGAGAATTTATGATGTGGTCCAATGCCGAATCTTCTTTTGTGCAGTGTGCTCCGAGTGATGGCTATATTTTTGATGTGCTGGTGAAAAACTCGGGAGGATATAAAACATTTACTGATATGCAGCTTATACCTGTCAGAGAAAGTGATTACGAACCGAGTATATACGATCCGGAAACAGGGTTGGTGCAGGGACAGGACTATGTTACACCAAATTCGTTAACCCTTTTTCAAACAGAAAGTGGAGACTATATGTTTCCTGAAGATGTACATATTTATTTTCGTGAGAACCAAGATAATGATGATGATGTAAAAAGTTTGACTTTTCGTTTTTATGGACCGGATTATACACCGATCTCTCCTTCATCTTTTAATCAGACAGACTGGGCTAATCTGATTCATGGTTTCAATATGGAGAAAACAGATGAATATGTAAAGTATGATGTAGTTTATCCGATGCCATTGGTTGAAATGAAATCAAAATATACCAATAAAGATGGTAATAGAATAAATGTCAATTTTTTATATGACCGTATTACAGCAAGTGGTTATCGTATGACATCCACTATGTCATTTGAATTTGCGATATACAAGGAAGCTCATTGGGAGATAATAGTTGTATTTACAGCAGGAGCCCCCTTGTTTGAAGATGGAAAATAA
- a CDS encoding RagB/SusD family nutrient uptake outer membrane protein has translation MKNIVLIMTLIVSCLFAGCDSLANKSEDKLSGDDFWAQGNETNAEAFLLSIYNSFRNATMSQRPFLTYSGDMRCAPITAYSTGDKYVAYLANNDMGELRNTYPDDARGGLIMQWDVFYTAIQDANILLAEIDKVPGMDELKRSRFKAEAIFMRSLSYFFIVRAFGDVPYYTNAYNEAPLPRTNMVIVLQNCLADLQPLLDDDPGAEVLPWSYSSYSSKGIRASRGSVIALMMHINLWLVQFDAQNKEQYYRNVVSLGEELERNNGAYSLLDINRSSVIFAGGSDEGLFEIAQNINFNEIFMMNAKFSDNVSYSCLNKSMPLFCYSGDYLMTLFPMYEDDARKELWFDEKIYSTSVSSSAPKEIKKFWNIDTYGNGTITSNSGNQIVFRYAGALLLYAEALAALGTNDTKACELLNRVRNRAHASEINTSGSELMDAIFWERCRELIGEGHYYYDLVRTGKVYNRNYCMNPMTRTNFNVGAWTWPIHRNALKNNTQIGLNLFWE, from the coding sequence ATGAAAAATATAGTTTTAATAATGACTTTGATAGTATCTTGCCTGTTTGCCGGTTGTGACTCGCTTGCAAATAAGAGTGAAGATAAATTATCGGGTGATGATTTTTGGGCGCAGGGAAATGAGACGAATGCGGAAGCTTTTTTGTTGAGCATATACAATTCGTTTCGGAATGCAACAATGTCACAACGTCCTTTCCTTACGTATAGCGGAGATATGCGGTGCGCTCCAATAACAGCCTACAGCACTGGGGATAAATATGTAGCTTATCTGGCTAACAACGATATGGGTGAATTGCGTAATACATATCCCGATGATGCTAGGGGCGGTTTAATAATGCAATGGGATGTGTTTTATACTGCTATTCAGGATGCCAATATTCTGCTTGCTGAAATAGACAAAGTGCCCGGCATGGATGAATTGAAACGGAGTCGTTTTAAGGCAGAAGCTATTTTCATGCGTAGCTTGTCTTATTTCTTCATTGTAAGGGCTTTTGGAGATGTGCCTTATTATACAAATGCCTATAATGAAGCTCCCTTGCCAAGAACCAATATGGTTATAGTTTTGCAAAATTGCCTTGCTGACTTACAACCTTTGCTTGACGATGATCCGGGAGCGGAAGTATTACCATGGTCATATTCATCTTATTCGAGCAAAGGGATTAGAGCCTCCAGAGGTTCTGTCATTGCGCTGATGATGCATATAAACTTGTGGCTTGTACAGTTTGATGCACAAAATAAAGAGCAATATTATAGGAATGTTGTTTCGCTAGGCGAGGAACTGGAACGTAACAATGGAGCTTATTCATTACTTGATATAAATAGAAGTTCCGTGATTTTCGCAGGAGGATCGGACGAAGGCTTGTTTGAGATTGCACAGAATATAAATTTCAATGAGATATTTATGATGAATGCAAAGTTTTCTGATAATGTTTCCTATTCCTGTTTGAATAAGTCAATGCCGCTATTCTGTTATTCAGGAGATTATCTTATGACGCTGTTCCCTATGTATGAAGATGATGCGAGAAAAGAATTATGGTTTGACGAAAAAATCTATTCTACATCGGTTTCAAGTTCTGCTCCTAAAGAAATCAAGAAGTTTTGGAATATTGATACTTATGGAAACGGAACAATTACATCTAATTCCGGCAATCAAATAGTATTCCGTTATGCAGGTGCACTTTTGTTGTATGCTGAAGCTCTTGCCGCTTTGGGGACTAACGATACGAAAGCCTGCGAATTACTCAACCGGGTCCGCAATAGGGCACATGCTTCCGAAATAAATACCTCGGGTAGTGAACTGATGGATGCTATTTTCTGGGAACGCTGCAGAGAGCTTATCGGTGAAGGACATTACTATTATGATTTGGTTCGTACAGGAAAGGTGTATAACAGAAACTATTGTATGAATCCGATGACGCGTACTAATTTCAATGTGGGGGCATGGACATGGCCTATTCATCGTAATGCGTTGAAAAACAACACACAGATTGGATTGAATTTATTTTGGGAGTAA
- a CDS encoding SusC/RagA family TonB-linked outer membrane protein, whose amino-acid sequence MVIILPNFFLQKPVCRLLAVVGFLGFSGAIASQSSSPANIDSVKTYMKKNSFEKNVGSRFVTNRSIDSFGVSDTVDIKMLQRSQFLSIQQLLKGNVPGVYVQENNGEPGTIQSMLVRGLSSPVFSNKDVSSVQPTVYLNGVPLMLENSYVYDIKQFDINPIGAAANMLAGLDISSIESIEIIKDPLQLAKLGPLAANGAIWITTKDGYYGGENVSIGVSAGMAFAPSSVRMTNGSYEKAFRQRFYDTYSLTPGKQPYYLMDTRDVRYFGKPDWADDYYQSSLLYNVNASIGGGSKKANYVFTLATTKDAGAADNTSYTKYNIGFALNMVPLDGLNVSTIINAAKIDRVRNRNFRDRFAEMEYMVDFSTPLAPAGNLYNDFLISNDLTKDDNYNNLLNGLLALSYTKQRFNATASIKLDYTTNVRRAFWPMALLESVNFVSNYSGYNQRIIGETSASYLLPLADIHKLNVQWNGSITSDLYHYNYTRAYDGDDDMKPTTSTGNFKQYRYVDRLENRWVSTSIALDYKYKNLLNVGLLARYDGNSAIQSDHRWMFTPAASAEWNLKNHFFTGSTALSGLSLRASYARIAKSFQSDRYELGPQYLATSITWSGEPLLSSANGFATITRPYASGWVGYDLKLPYSDKMELALKGSFFDNRIIAEISLYKNYEKNLLTYLPVTQEMGYEYKLASGMDISNQGLELNLSASILKNTPLKWDLSFNASYNKNKLEKLPENQKTTVIGDHKLQVGQSVDAFWVYQNKGIYTNDSEVPVMNGKPLNINGVPFKAGDPVWTDVDGNNQINDNDRVLTGHAIPPYTGGLTNQFAYKGFDFSFNLFFALGHSALNLRDQQRYDFATLDNIQSLQSVKEIFFWQNTNQRDDYPIYNPQSSVHPYRAEQDLFLEKLSYLKLRNITVGYTLPIKKVGSNIPKSLYFYLTGSNLLSFSNFSAGDPELVNFNGTYDGYSLPIPRSISLGLRFKF is encoded by the coding sequence ATGGTGATAATTTTACCTAATTTCTTTTTGCAAAAGCCTGTTTGTCGTTTGCTGGCAGTCGTGGGCTTTTTAGGATTTAGTGGAGCGATAGCGTCTCAATCAAGTTCGCCCGCGAATATTGATTCTGTGAAGACCTATATGAAAAAAAACTCTTTTGAGAAGAATGTAGGATCTCGTTTCGTTACTAATCGTAGTATAGACTCCTTTGGGGTGAGTGATACTGTTGATATCAAAATGTTGCAGCGCTCTCAATTTTTATCTATTCAGCAATTACTGAAAGGGAATGTGCCCGGTGTATATGTACAGGAAAATAATGGAGAGCCTGGTACCATTCAAAGCATGCTGGTTCGTGGCTTATCTTCACCTGTCTTTTCTAATAAAGATGTGTCCAGTGTTCAGCCGACAGTTTATTTGAATGGCGTTCCATTGATGCTGGAAAATAGCTATGTGTACGATATCAAACAGTTTGATATTAATCCGATAGGAGCTGCTGCCAACATGCTGGCGGGATTGGATATATCTTCCATAGAGTCAATCGAAATTATCAAAGATCCGCTTCAGCTTGCCAAATTAGGTCCTTTAGCTGCTAATGGTGCCATCTGGATAACAACCAAAGACGGTTATTATGGCGGTGAAAACGTTTCTATCGGGGTTTCGGCAGGAATGGCCTTTGCTCCGTCTTCAGTTCGTATGACGAATGGATCATACGAAAAAGCATTCCGTCAACGTTTCTATGATACGTATTCTCTTACACCGGGTAAACAACCCTATTATCTTATGGATACAAGAGATGTACGTTATTTTGGTAAACCGGACTGGGCAGACGATTATTATCAGTCATCACTCTTATATAATGTAAATGCTTCTATCGGTGGTGGTTCAAAGAAAGCGAATTATGTATTTACACTCGCAACGACAAAAGATGCGGGAGCAGCGGACAATACCTCTTATACGAAATATAATATTGGTTTTGCCTTGAATATGGTTCCTTTGGATGGCTTGAATGTTAGTACAATTATTAATGCCGCTAAGATAGACCGTGTCAGGAATCGGAATTTTAGAGACAGGTTTGCTGAGATGGAGTACATGGTTGATTTTTCAACTCCGCTTGCACCTGCCGGCAATTTGTATAATGACTTTTTAATATCCAATGATTTGACTAAAGATGATAATTATAACAATTTACTGAATGGATTGTTGGCTTTGAGCTATACTAAGCAAAGATTCAATGCTACAGCCAGCATCAAACTTGATTATACAACAAATGTTCGTCGCGCTTTTTGGCCTATGGCTTTGTTGGAGTCCGTCAACTTTGTCTCTAACTATTCAGGATACAATCAACGGATTATAGGTGAAACTTCAGCGAGCTATTTGTTGCCTTTAGCTGATATTCATAAGTTGAATGTTCAGTGGAATGGCTCTATAACCAGCGATTTGTATCACTATAATTATACTCGTGCCTATGATGGTGATGATGATATGAAGCCGACAACAAGTACCGGGAACTTCAAGCAGTATCGTTATGTTGATCGTTTGGAGAATAGATGGGTATCGACTTCAATAGCTTTAGATTATAAGTATAAGAATTTGCTTAATGTGGGATTATTGGCAAGATACGACGGAAATTCCGCTATCCAGTCGGATCACAGATGGATGTTTACACCCGCTGCCTCTGCTGAATGGAATTTAAAGAATCATTTTTTTACAGGTAGTACTGCATTGTCTGGATTGTCTTTGCGTGCATCTTATGCACGAATAGCCAAATCATTCCAGTCCGATAGATATGAATTAGGTCCTCAATACTTGGCTACAAGTATCACATGGAGTGGCGAACCGTTACTTTCCTCAGCTAATGGATTTGCAACAATCACTCGTCCGTATGCATCGGGTTGGGTTGGTTATGATTTAAAGCTTCCCTATTCTGATAAAATGGAGCTTGCTTTGAAAGGTTCTTTTTTCGACAATCGCATTATTGCGGAAATAAGTCTGTATAAGAATTATGAAAAGAATTTATTGACATATTTGCCTGTCACTCAAGAAATGGGATATGAGTATAAACTGGCCAGTGGAATGGATATCAGTAATCAGGGATTGGAATTAAATCTTTCGGCATCCATTTTGAAGAACACTCCGTTGAAGTGGGATTTGTCTTTCAATGCAAGTTATAATAAGAACAAACTAGAGAAACTTCCCGAAAACCAGAAGACAACTGTGATAGGCGACCATAAACTACAAGTAGGACAGTCAGTTGATGCCTTTTGGGTGTATCAAAATAAAGGCATTTATACAAACGACTCAGAAGTTCCTGTTATGAATGGGAAACCACTGAACATAAATGGAGTTCCTTTTAAAGCAGGAGATCCTGTTTGGACAGACGTTGACGGAAATAATCAGATTAACGACAATGACCGTGTGCTGACCGGACATGCCATTCCACCCTATACAGGAGGATTGACTAACCAGTTTGCTTATAAAGGATTCGATTTCAGCTTCAATCTCTTCTTTGCTTTGGGGCATAGTGCTTTAAATCTGCGCGATCAGCAACGTTACGACTTTGCGACTTTGGATAATATTCAGTCCTTGCAGTCTGTTAAAGAGATTTTCTTTTGGCAAAACACTAATCAGCGTGACGATTATCCTATATACAATCCGCAAAGCAGTGTTCATCCTTACCGTGCAGAACAGGATTTGTTCCTTGAAAAGCTGTCATACCTGAAACTGAGAAATATAACTGTTGGTTACACACTTCCTATAAAGAAAGTTGGTAGTAATATACCTAAAAGTTTGTATTTCTATCTGACAGGATCTAATCTGTTATCTTTCAGTAATTTTTCAGCAGGTGATCCGGAATTAGTTAACTTCAATGGTACCTATGACGGGTATTCGCTTCCCATTCCTCGTTCCATTTCTTTGGGACTGAGATTTAAGTTCTAA
- a CDS encoding RagB/SusD family nutrient uptake outer membrane protein, whose protein sequence is MKNNMKKLRLALFSALVCLFLQSCNDFLDVDPKHAASETQQWKTLEDTRSALMGVYGLTRAALADNNTHWICGDLRKGDFTVYKRSDLQAVSDNELNKPYDLLKKVSNWRRFYAVINAASVFMEKAPRTVELDRSYSEQNLKYDIAQVRALRAFAYFYMVRIWGDVPLVTYSYDNGTFPSMPRTDAQTVLSYAKAELLTAIEDLPYQYGTQTNLYYGSYGAQWQGKLFNKLSAYSVLAHICAWQGNYAEAETYSAFIIDHASEINAKYTSIADLTSETGLFYSNASVKGSRILGFNFAHNDNEATQSGHLEQLTLAYPLVQKSYPEIYISKDSLFSIFTNFDDLRFGIIDTIKYSSYYVQNLNEETPVFSKIKIIQDGSAKDNDFGVFGSSIVFTRLEDITLLRAEALCALNRSTEAVSYLNMIRTNRGLREVSFKKDFGNNRESLIAEIFEERRRELMGEGWRWYDLVRRQKLMKDNEAFLRLISSGGIYWPVSEDIITANSQIEQNEFWK, encoded by the coding sequence ATGAAAAACAATATGAAAAAATTGCGATTAGCTCTTTTCTCCGCACTTGTCTGTTTATTTCTGCAGTCCTGCAATGACTTTCTGGATGTAGATCCCAAACATGCAGCTTCGGAAACCCAACAATGGAAGACTCTTGAAGATACTCGATCAGCATTGATGGGAGTATATGGCTTGACACGCGCAGCCTTAGCCGATAACAATACTCATTGGATATGTGGTGATTTGCGGAAGGGGGATTTTACGGTTTATAAGCGTAGTGACTTACAAGCTGTGTCTGATAATGAATTGAACAAGCCATATGACTTGTTGAAGAAAGTATCTAACTGGAGAAGATTTTATGCGGTAATCAATGCGGCATCTGTTTTTATGGAAAAAGCTCCACGAACTGTCGAACTTGACCGGTCGTATTCTGAACAAAACTTGAAATATGACATTGCTCAAGTACGCGCTTTGAGGGCATTTGCTTATTTTTATATGGTAAGAATCTGGGGAGATGTGCCGTTAGTCACCTATTCTTATGATAACGGAACTTTTCCGTCTATGCCCCGTACAGACGCTCAAACGGTGCTGAGTTATGCTAAGGCAGAACTGTTAACAGCTATAGAGGATTTACCCTATCAATATGGTACTCAAACGAATTTATATTATGGTTCATATGGGGCCCAATGGCAGGGAAAACTGTTCAATAAGTTATCTGCATACTCTGTATTAGCTCACATCTGTGCTTGGCAGGGAAATTATGCAGAAGCCGAGACATATTCTGCATTTATAATAGATCATGCATCTGAGATTAATGCAAAATATACTTCTATTGCCGACTTGACTTCAGAAACAGGGCTGTTTTACTCGAATGCGAGTGTAAAAGGTTCAAGGATTTTAGGATTTAATTTTGCTCACAATGATAACGAAGCAACTCAAAGCGGACATCTTGAACAGTTGACTTTAGCTTATCCATTGGTACAAAAATCCTATCCTGAAATATACATTTCAAAGGACAGCTTATTTTCGATTTTTACCAATTTTGATGACTTGCGGTTTGGAATCATAGATACCATCAAATATTCATCCTATTATGTTCAGAATTTGAATGAAGAAACTCCGGTGTTCAGTAAAATAAAGATTATTCAGGATGGATCGGCGAAAGACAATGATTTCGGAGTATTTGGCTCGTCAATTGTTTTCACTCGCCTTGAAGATATCACCTTGCTACGGGCTGAAGCATTATGCGCACTAAACAGGAGCACAGAAGCTGTATCCTACCTGAATATGATCCGAACAAATCGTGGATTGAGAGAAGTATCTTTTAAAAAGGATTTTGGGAATAATCGCGAAAGCTTAATTGCCGAGATATTTGAAGAGCGTCGCAGAGAACTTATGGGAGAAGGCTGGAGGTGGTATGACCTTGTCCGTCGGCAAAAGCTGATGAAAGATAATGAGGCATTCTTGCGACTGATCAGCAGTGGTGGAATCTACTGGCCGGTATCGGAAGATATCATTACTGCTAATTCACAGATTGAACAAAATGAGTTTTGGAAATAA
- a CDS encoding fasciclin domain-containing protein yields MKNNIKLWKKIVGCCLLAVLMYNCADDSYLIDGGKANPYYNGNMMQYLESRPDYFKDLVEVIRLSGMEDVFEDEQITFFAPTDWSIRGSFNYLNRIWYRMGHDSIKSFSQIKPEVWREMLSMYIVKDKYLLKDIPQIDTTAIAAYPGQAFLSYGQQPMNMGVVYYDANNVKYAGARQIIYSYVYDFTIGDMKNAYVATSDIQPTNGVVHVLRLTDHAFGFEPYLFATKAINATIETEPDN; encoded by the coding sequence ATGAAAAATAATATCAAATTATGGAAGAAAATTGTCGGATGTTGCCTTTTGGCAGTACTCATGTACAATTGTGCCGATGATAGTTATTTAATTGATGGTGGAAAAGCGAACCCTTATTATAATGGGAATATGATGCAATATTTGGAATCAAGACCCGATTATTTTAAAGATTTGGTGGAAGTCATCCGGCTGTCCGGTATGGAAGATGTTTTTGAAGACGAACAAATTACCTTTTTTGCACCTACCGATTGGTCAATCCGTGGTAGTTTTAATTATCTGAACCGTATTTGGTATCGTATGGGGCATGATAGCATCAAGAGTTTTAGTCAGATAAAACCGGAAGTCTGGCGTGAAATGCTGTCAATGTACATTGTAAAAGATAAATATTTGCTGAAAGATATACCTCAAATTGATACGACTGCCATAGCAGCCTATCCGGGACAGGCATTTTTATCTTATGGTCAGCAGCCTATGAACATGGGTGTTGTTTATTATGATGCAAACAATGTGAAATATGCCGGTGCAAGACAAATCATATACTCTTATGTCTATGATTTCACTATAGGAGATATGAAAAACGCTTATGTAGCAACATCTGATATACAACCGACCAACGGAGTGGTACATGTACTCAGATTAACCGATCATGCATTTGGTTTTGAACCATATCTTTTCGCTACCAAAGCTATAAATGCGACAATAGAAACAGAACCGGATAATTAA